The Fibrobacter sp. genomic interval ATCACCGTCCCGAACGTATCGGGCGTCGTCGACTCCGGCATCGAACGCGTGAGCCTCTACGACGACAGCGAGAAGGTGAATGTGCTCCGAACGCTCCCCATCTCGATGCAGAACGCCATCCAGCGCAGCGGCCGTAGCGGCCGTACGCAGAACGGATGCGCCATCCGCCTCTGGAGCGAAGAATCCGAAAAGCGCATGCCCCAGGGAATCGTCCCCGAAGTATTGCAGATTGAACCTTCGGAACTGTTGTTGCAGAAGGCCGCGCTGGAAAAAATAGACGAAAGCCGATTCCGAACCAAGTTCGGAATGACGCTGCCGACGGCGATTCCGGAAGCGCGCGCCCAGGCCGCCACGAAGCTTCTCGAAGGTTTCGGGATGCTCAGCGATGGAGCCATCACGCCCCTCGGGCTCAAGGCCATCCGCACTCCTGTTTCGAGCATCCCGCTCGCGCTGCTCCTCGCCACCGCAAACGGCCCCCAGGACCTCCCCGACTTACTCCTCGCAGCGCTCGCATGGATTCACTCCGGCACGGAATTCCTGCAAAAGGCGAAGGTCGCCTACGACATCCTGACGCTCGCGAAGGACACTCTAGACAAGGCCGTGAATGTCCCGCGGGAAGTGAGCTTCACGCTAAGGCAGTTGAGAGATTACCGTGACGGAATGACGAATAAAAACGGTCATGCCGAAGAACGTCATGCCGCAGCGCCGCAGGCACAAGGGCATCCAAGGGCACTCTTGCCAAATAAAACTAATGGGCACTCTTGCCTTGCTACGCAGGGCTGCAGTGCGACGTGGTGTGACGAGCAGGCATTCGTCTGCAAGCAACTGCTAAAGGCCTTCCCAGACAGGCTCGCCACTCCGAGCGGAAGTGCGTACAAACTAGCAAACCAGAACGTCATCCGTCTGCAGGTCGCCGAACCGCCGTACGCGATTCTCGCGCTCTCGATGCTCCGTACCGGCACGACCAAATCGGAACTCAAGGTAAACCTCTACGCCGCAATCGCAAAGGAAATGCTTGCCGGCGAAAACGCCACCACGCGCTACGAACTGCTTTGGCGCAGCGGGCAGGAAAGGTTTATCGGTGTCGAAATATCCGAAAGCGAAAACGCCGACGGTACCGTTACCGAACTCTCGCGCAAGGAAATCCTCACGCAGGAAGCCTCGCCCAAGGTCCTCGAAGAACTGAAGAAACTTACCGTCGACGCCTGGAGCGAGAAGATAGAGAAGGAAAACTGGAGCGGCAAGTACCTCACCGAGGACATCCAGACGCTCCTCACCAAGATGCGCCTCGCCGCGAAACTCTACCCCGAATACGGGCTCCCCGAATTCAACGACGAAGACACGGAACTGATTTTCGACGAGTTCACCAGCGGAAAGTTCCTGCTGCGCGACATCAACGAAGACCGCTACCGCAACATTGTCGAGGACTACTTCGGAAAGTCCATGCTCGCCTGGCTAAACAAGACATTCCCCGACCATTACGTGCTCCCGAACGGAAAGCGCGCCCGCTACAGCTACCAGGCCGTAGCACCAAGCGACGACGGCAAGTCCGTACAGAGCATCGACGGCGTGCTTGTGGAAATTTCCGCCCGCATCGAGGACTTCATGCAG includes:
- a CDS encoding ATP-dependent helicase C-terminal domain-containing protein, whose product is MTYNDLALAEEENKLEAAIAQSNNLLIEAPTGSGKSLFIPYFLSKHCKGRVVVLQPRRIAALALAQFSAKLHNEPCGKTVGYQFRQDSCKSEGTRILFQTYGNFLQELLHGKLDADWIVFDEYHERKADMDLLFAYFLKGRSPAKPGMTAPRVSRSDHAQAGREGESEAKPEVLQSNRAERPRIAVMSAALNREELEAVLGVKCLSLGHPLYPVQIINQTPATGNSLVSGVGLDAEVVRALKTLYRNNIWQTTLVFLPGKAEIARCHSAASEALGNNCAEFLELYGGQDRETQDRIFEVTERPRVIFTTNIAETSITVPNVSGVVDSGIERVSLYDDSEKVNVLRTLPISMQNAIQRSGRSGRTQNGCAIRLWSEESEKRMPQGIVPEVLQIEPSELLLQKAALEKIDESRFRTKFGMTLPTAIPEARAQAATKLLEGFGMLSDGAITPLGLKAIRTPVSSIPLALLLATANGPQDLPDLLLAALAWIHSGTEFLQKAKVAYDILTLAKDTLDKAVNVPREVSFTLRQLRDYRDGMTNKNGHAEERHAAAPQAQGHPRALLPNKTNGHSCLATQGCSATWCDEQAFVCKQLLKAFPDRLATPSGSAYKLANQNVIRLQVAEPPYAILALSMLRTGTTKSELKVNLYAAIAKEMLAGENATTRYELLWRSGQERFIGVEISESENADGTVTELSRKEILTQEASPKVLEELKKLTVDAWSEKIEKENWSGKYLTEDIQTLLTKMRLAAKLYPEYGLPEFNDEDTELIFDEFTSGKFLLRDINEDRYRNIVEDYFGKSMLAWLNKTFPDHYVLPNGKRARYSYQAVAPSDDGKSVQSIDGVLVEISARIEDFMQLRGEHKIAEGKLKVRYDILAPNFRTIQKTWDLTGFWQNTYAEVRKELRGRYPKHPWPEKVE